The Mixophyes fleayi isolate aMixFle1 chromosome 1, aMixFle1.hap1, whole genome shotgun sequence genome includes a region encoding these proteins:
- the LOC142158665 gene encoding apelin receptor — MQNNDESESWTPYGPDDYDYLNDTEYACAESDWDLSYSLLPVFYMLVFVLGLSGNGVVIFTVWKAKPKRRSADTYIGNLALADLAFVVTLPLWATYTALGFHWPFGSALCKISSYLVLLNMFSSVFCLTCLSFDRYLAIVHSLSSANLRSRSTMLISLAVIWLLSGLLALPSLILRDTRIEDNHTLCDLDFTGISSKENENLWIVGLSILTTVPGFVLPLLLMTIFYCFIGGKVTMHFQNLKKEEQKKRRLLKIIITLVVVFAICWLPFHIVKTIHFLGLMGVLDLTCSVQNLIVSLHPYATCLAYINSCLNPFLYAFFDLRFRSQCFFFFGLNKTLHGQISNTSSSLSAQTQKSEIHSLATKV, encoded by the coding sequence ATGCAGAACAATGATGAATCTGAATCTTGGACTCCCTATGGCCCAGATGACTATGATTACCTGAATGACACAGAGTATGCATGTGCTGAATCTGACTGGGACTTGTCATATTCCTTGCTACCTGTATTCTACATGCTGGTTTTTGTCCTGGGACTGTCTGGAAATGGGGTAGTAATCTTCACCGTATGGAAGGCTAAGCCCAAGAGGAGATCTGCAGACACTTATATAGGTAACCTTGCCCTTGCTGATCTGGCTTTTGTTGTTACCTTACCTCTGTGGGCCACCTACACTGCTCTTGGCTTCCACTGGCCCTTTGGCTCTGCACTCTGCAAGATCAGCAGCTACCTTGTATTGCTCAATATGTTTTCCAGTGTTTTTTGTCTCACCTGCCTCAGTTTTGACAGGTACTTGGCCATTGTTCATTCATTATCCAGTGCCAACCTGCGCTCCCGTTCAACGATGCTGATATCTTTGGCAGTCATATGGCTCCTGTCAGGGTTGCTGGCACTTCCAAGTCTGATTCTCCGTGACACACGAATTGAAGACAACCACACCTTATGTGATCTGGACTTCACTGGTATCTCCAGCAAGGAGAATGAAAACCTCTGGATTGTAGGGCTCAGCATCCTCACCACAGTGCCAGGCTTTGTGCTTCCGCTACTCCTCATGACCATCTTCTACTGTTTCATCGGAGGCAAGGTTACCATGCATTTCCAGAACCTTAAGAAGGAAGAACAGAAGAAGAGGAGGCTTCTAAAGATCATTATCACACTTGTTGTTGTGTTTGCTATTTGTTGGCTGCCATTTCATATTGTCAAAACAATTCACTTCCTAGGCCTCATGGGGGTTTTAGACCTCACCTGCTCTGTACAGAACTTGATAGTCAGCCTGCATCCATATGCCACGTGCCTGGCATACATTAACAGCTGTCTCAACCCTTTTCTCTATGCATTTTTCGATCTAAGATTCCGctcccaatgtttttttttttttggactcaATAAAACCCTCCATGGACAAATCAGCAACACCTCCTCCAGCCTGAGTGCCCAGACACAAAAATCTGAAATTCACTCTTTAGCAACTAAGGTTTAA